The following is a genomic window from bacterium.
AATTCTAATTCCTCTTTAACTAACTCATCAACCACATGTGAACCAATTAATCCTGCCCCTCCAATGACCAAAATTTTATTTCCTGAAATATCCATTTACACACTCCTTGTCTTCTAATCTTTGAATACATAAGTAATTATAGACCAAAATGAACACTTTGTCAATACTTATTTATATATGGTCTTCGGTCTATAGTCTATGGTCTTTTTATCCTCTACTTCACGGTTATCATTCCTTTTATCTTCTCAAAGATCTTTACTCCAATTCTTCTTACCTTAGTTATTTCTTCGATTAATTGAAAATCGTAACTATTTAGTCATTTGCAACGCGCTTGCCTCTTTATATAAGATATTAACCTCAAAAGTTGTGAAAGTCTGTAATTAGATGGATAATCCTTAAATGTTTTTTTAGGCATGGTCAGGAATGTTTCAAATTCATCTACGGTTATGCCCAGTTTTTTAGAAACAAATATTTTTGCTTCTTCTATTGCTTTTTCATCATAAAGAGGCCGCTGTAATTCTTTTAATGCTTCGTCTCTGGTCATCTGTCCCGCTAATATAAGACTCGATAAATGGGCTTTTCTTTTATCATATCCAAATCTTACTGGTAAAAAGTATGTTTGAAAAAAATTGGTAAACCTTGATTCTCCATGTTTACAGCCATAATATCTCCAGCCAAATTCCTTTTCTAAGAATTGTATTGCATCAGATTTTACATAAGGGATGTAATTAAGCGGTGTAACAACTACCATACCTTTTATATATGGGTAATAGAAATAATATTGAAAGAAATTAACCGTTGGAAAGGTTTTAAGTTTAACCTTGCCAAAACATTTATGAACTGCCTTTAGATGTTTTAAGTCCATGGCATTATATCCCCATGAAGCGGGCAAAATAGATTCACTAGCAAGGTTACCTCCCGTGAGAACATATTTAATATTGTATTGAGTGGCGTATTTATATAACATGGCAAAAAATGCGTGGTCTTGTGGGACATCCTGATTTGCCAGGCCAGATTTAAAAAAAGCCAGTTGCAAATCTCTCATTTCTTCCCAATCAACCACATAGGTGAACAAGTCTATATCAAGTTTTTTGACAAGATTTTCAATATTTTTTACTGCCAGTTC
Proteins encoded in this region:
- a CDS encoding N-acetyl sugar amidotransferase, whose amino-acid sequence is MEQGNYQICSRCVMDTTAREITFDENGVCSFCHFFDEKIKPDWHRDESGYQKLQEIVKKIKDYGKNKEYDCIIGISGGVDSSYLTYFAKKILGLRPLVFHVDGGWNSELAVKNIENLVKKLDIDLFTYVVDWEEMRDLQLAFFKSGLANQDVPQDHAFFAMLYKYATQYNIKYVLTGGNLASESILPASWGYNAMDLKHLKAVHKCFGKVKLKTFPTVNFFQYYFYYPYIKGMVVVTPLNYIPYVKSDAIQFLEKEFGWRYYGCKHGESRFTNFFQTYFLPVRFGYDKRKAHLSSLILAGQMTRDEALKELQRPLYDEKAIEEAKIFVSKKLGITVDEFETFLTMPKKTFKDYPSNYRLSQLLRLISYIKRQARCK
- a CDS encoding NAD-dependent epimerase/dehydratase family protein, producing MDISGNKILVIGGAGLIGSHVVDELVKEELEFKATTPLKEGLKRLIEWRQKHKKSGY